A single genomic interval of Zingiber officinale cultivar Zhangliang chromosome 4A, Zo_v1.1, whole genome shotgun sequence harbors:
- the LOC121973081 gene encoding uncharacterized protein LOC121973081 gives MGNCQASEAATVLIQHPEGKVERLYWPTTAADVMKSNPGYYVALVTLYVSEEKEDGGGGGAVRFTRARLLKAKDMLLLGQVYRLITSEEVTNAIKQRKYEKLKKSQAELIRKQQQEEKHRTNDKFIEAAREEQQQQDSENALLVARQDRDRQKSSTQTAAARSRHWRPSLQSISETCGVLQ, from the exons ATGGGGAATTGCCAGGCATCTGAGGCAGCTACAGTGTTGATTCAGCACCCGGAAGGGAAGGTGGAGAGGCTCTACTGGCCGACAACGGCAGCCGATGTGATGAAGAGCAACCCGGGCTACTACGTGGCACTTGTCACGCTCTATGTCTCGGAGGAGAAGGaggacggcggcggcggcggcgcagTCCGGTTCACCCGAGCACGGCTTCTGAAGGCCAAGGACATGCTCCTGCTCGGCCAAGTTTATCGGTTGATCACCTCCGAAG AGGTTACAAACGCTATAAAGCAAAGGAAGtatgagaagctcaagaaaagcCAGGCTGAGTTAATCAGAAAGCAGCAACAAGAGGAGAAACACAGAACAAATGACAAGTTTATTGAGGCAGCTCGAGAGGAACAACAGCAACAGGATTCAGAGAACGCACTTCTG GTGGCAAGGCAGGACAGGGATAGGCAAAAGAGCAGCACACAAACTGCGGCGGCGAGAAGCCGGCATTGGCGACCGTCACTGCAGAGCATCTCAGAGACTTGTGGTGTTCTACAGTAG